TCGACCTGGTCTTCGCCGCCGTCGTCGGTGCTGCGCCGCAACAGCTCAGCGATTTCCATCTCGGCGTCCGCGATCTCCTCTCGCAGCCGCGCAGCCTCGCTCTGCAGCGTTTTGTGAACCTCAGCCAGTTCGTCAGAGGTCCACGGCTCCTCATCGGTACCGACGACCAGCGCTGCCGCTTGGTCCGCCCTGGACACCGTCTCTGCACTCTCCGTGCGCTCGGTCATTCCGACGCACCCCCTAAGTCTTCCATGTGCCCGCCCACACTTTGTCCGGGTCAGGTGAGGATAGATCCTTCCTGGCTTTCCTTCAATCAGCTCTCCATACTCAGCGTTCTCACAGCATGACTGATCAGCCGTCGTTGTTGCCACGAAACAATGCCCATAACCGCCTCACGAGAAACGTGTCAGGTATCACGATCCGCCAGCGCACATGCTTTGCCCGGTACGTGCACCCGATTGTGGACCCACGCTGTGATGGCGCTCACGCATCGGCCGCCTGAGCCGAATCGGGCCCGTGGTCACAGAATTCGGGTGCGCCGATGCCGGTTGCGGCCAGTACACTGTCGGTGCGAGCAGGCGTTGATGAGGCCAGTAGCCCGCGTGGACAGCCATGAGCGAGCCGGGGACGGTGTGAGCCCGGTGGCACACATGCCGGTGAACATCACCTCGGAGCCGCCGGAAGAACAGTGCTCGGGCAGCTGTTGCCCGCACCTAGTAGAACCGGCCGCAGGAAACGAAGTGGGTCATCCGCATCGTGGATGGTCAAAGAGGGTGGTACCGCGGGGTTCGCCTCGTCCCTCTGTCGGGCACCAGCGACGGAGGAAACCACCACGATGAGCGACGCCAGCACCCGGCCCTCGCCGGACGGAGCGGCCACCGGTCCGGCGCACACCACGGATTCCGCGGCTGACCAGGTCACCGGCAACCAGTCCTACCGGCCGGTCCCGGGTCAGGTCGATCTGCCGGCCTTGGAACACGAGATCCTGGCTTTCTGGCGCGACCACGACATCTTCAGCCGAGCGCTCAAATCGAGCGAGGGCAAGCCGACGTGGATGTTCTACGAGGGACCGCCCACGGCCAACGGCACGCCTGGGACCCACCACATCGAAGCTCGGGTGTTCAAGGACGTGTTTCCGCGTTACCGCACCATGAAGGGCTACCACGTGCCCCGCAAGGGCGGCTGGGACTGCCACGGCCTGCCGGTGGAGATCGCGGTCGAGAAGGAGCTCGGCCTTTCGTCGAAGACCGAGATCGAGGCATACGGAGTCGCCGCGTTCAACGACAGGTGCCGCGAATCCGTTCAGCGCCACGTCGGCGCATTCGAAGAGATGACCGAGCGGATGGGCTACTGGGTGGATACCACCCGGCCCTACCGCACCATGGACTCCTCCTACGTGCAGAGCGTCTGGTGGTCGCTGAAGAAGATCTTCGATGCCGGGCTGCTGGTCGAGGACCACCGGGTCGCGCCATTCTGCCCACGCTGCGGCACCGCCCTGTCGTCGCACGAGCTCGCCCAGGGCTACGAGACCGTCGCCGACCCGTCGGTCTTCGTCCGGCTCCCACTGACTTCCGGGCCGCTCGACGGCGAGGCATCCCTGCTGGTCTGGACCACCACACCGTGGACGTTGGTCTCCAACACCGCCGTAGCGGTGCATCCCGACGTCACGTACGTAGCCGCGACGAACGGCGACGAGACGCTCGTCGTCGCCGAGCCGCTGTTCGAGGCCGTGCTGGGTGAAGGCTGGACCGCCACCGCCCGGTTCTCCGGCACCGAGATGGAGTTCTGGAACTACCAGCGCCCGTTCGAACTGGTTGACATCGCAGCCGACGGTCAGCCTGCCAACCATGTGGTGGTCGACGACTACGTCACCACCGCGGACGGCACCGGCTTGGTCCACCAGGCTCCCGCCTTCGGCGCGGACGACCTACGCGTCTGCAAGCGCTACGGACTGCCCGTCGTCAATCCCATCGAGCCCGACGGCACGTTCAGCGCCGACGTTCCGCTGGTGGGCGGTCAGTTCTTCAAACACGCTGACACCGCGCTCACCCACGACCTCGAGCAACGCGGGCTCATGTTCCGGCACACCACCTACGAACACGAGTATCCGCACTGCTGGCGCTGCCACACGCCCCTGCTGTACTACGCCCAGCCGTCCTGGTACATCCGGACCACGCAGTTCAATGATGCGCTGCTGCGCGAGAACGAGAAGACGAACTGGTATCCGGAGACCATCAAGTGGGGCCGCTACGGCGAGTGGCTGCGCGGCAACGTCGACTGGTCGCTGTCCCGCAACCGTTACTGGGGTACGCCGCTGCCGGTGTGGCGTAACGACGACGACCCTTCGCACCTGGTGTGTGTCGGCTCCCTGGCCGAGTTGTCCGAGCTGGCCGGCGAAGACCTGTCCGAGCTGGACCCGCATCGTCCGTACGTCGACGACGTCACCTTCACCCTGCCAGGTGTCGCCGGAACGTTCCGGCGTGAGCCGTACGTTATCGACGCCTGGTACGACTCCGGCTCCATGCCGTTCGCGCAATGGGGGTACCCGCACGAGCCGGGCAGCGAGCAGATGTTCGCCGACACGTACCCGGCGCAGTTCATCTGCGAGGGCATCGACCAGACCCGAGGCTGGTTCTACACGCTGATGGCCGTGGGAACGGCTGTCTTCGGCCGCTCGTCCTACGAGAACGTGCTGTGCCTGGGCCTGCTCCTGGCCGAGGACGGGCGGAAGATGTCCAAACATCTCGGCAACATCCTGGAACCCATCCCGCTGATGGACGACCACGGCGCGGACGCGGTGCGCTGGTTCATGGCCGCCAGCGGTTCGCCGTGGCAGGCTCGAGGGATCGGGCCGGGCGTACTCGGCGAGATCGTTCGTAAGGTGTTGCTCACCTACTGGAACACCGCGTCGTTCCTGTCGCTGTATGGACGGACCTCGTCGTGGGCACCGGCCGACGGCGCGCCGGAGCCGGCCGACCGGCACGTGCTAGACCGCTGGGCGCTCAGCGAGCTGAACCGGCTCGTCGCCGACGTCGACACCGCGTTGGAGAACTTCGACACACAGCGTGCCGGCGCTCGGCTGGCCGGATTCATCGACGACCTGTCGAACTGGTACGTCCGCCGCTCCCGGCGCCGGTTCTGGGACGGCGATCCGGCCGCCCTCGCGACGCTGCACGAGTGCGTCGAAAAGCTGACTCGCCTGCTCGCGCCCATGGTCCCGTTCATCACCGAGCGGGTGTGGCAGGACCTCGTCGTCGCAGTGGATCCGGACGCGCCGGAGTCGGTGCACCTGGCCGCGTGGCCGCAAGCCGATCCCGGTGTCGTCGACATCCAGCTTGCCGACGAGGTCGCGCTCACGCGCCGCCTGGTGGAGCTGGGCCGCGCCGCTCGCGCGGAGTCGAAAGTCCGGACCCGCCAGCCGCTGGCTCGTGCTCTGGTGGGCGCATGGGGCTGGGAGTCGCTGCGTGGCGAGCTTCGCGCTGAGATCGCCGACGAGCTCAACGTCGCCGAGGTCACCTCGTTGAGCGCGGCCGGCGCCTCCGCCGACTCCGCCGACGCACTGCTGGACGTTTCGGCCAAGGCCAACTTCCGTTCCCTGGGGCGCCGGTTCGCCAAAGACACTCCGAAGGTGGCGGCGGCGGTGTCCGAGGCCGACGCCGAGGCTCTGGCGTCGGCGCTGCGCTCGGAGGGCTCGGTGACCATCCCCGTGGCAGAAGTGGGCGAGGTGACGCTGGAACCGGACGACGTCGTTGTCACTGAAACGCCACGGGAAGGCTGGGCCGTCGCCCGTGAAGGTGAGACCGTCGCGCTCGATCTGACGCTCACCGACGAGCTGGTCCGGGCCGGACTGGCGCGGGAGGCGATCCGGCTGGTCCAGGAGGCACGCAAACAGAGCGGCTTCGATGTCGCCGACCGCATCGAGCTGGCATGGTCGGCGGCCGAGAGCTCCGGTCAGCTCGCCGAAGCGTTGAGCGAACACCAGGCGCTGCTGGCCGACGAGGTCCTCGCGGTCGCCGTGCACAGCGATCTCGACGCGCTGCCGGACGAACCCGACCACACCGACCGGGACCTCGGCCTCACCTTCCGCCTCCGCCGCGCCGCCTCCAAATGATCATGTTTGGTGGGTTTTCTCTTGCGTCACCATGTCTGCAGGCATGGTGACGCAAGAGAAACACCGGTCACGCAGGCGTACCAACCACGCTCGGTAGCCCGTCCGCGACGACGGCCCGGCTCCCGGGCGGGGCCTGAGACAGGTGGGCGCGCGCCACGCACGCGCCCACCCTGCCTTGGCTCGCACGAGCGCCCGCCCCGGCGTTACCAGGACTGCTCGCGCATCAACAGGTCTGCAGGCATAGCAGGGCACGAGGAAACCCACCAAACATGATCATTTAGGTGGGGTTAGAGGTAGCCGCGGAGCTTCGCAGCGCTGGCGACGCGTTCCACACCGATCTGGAAGGCGGCCTGGCGCGGCGTGATATTGCCAGCCGCGGCGGCCCGCTCCTTGACGGCGGTATACGCCGCCACCATGTGACGGCGCAGCTGCTCGTTCACCTGCTCTTCAGTCCACTTGAATTCTTGCAGGTTCTGTGTCCACTCGAAGTAGGAGACAGTAACCCCGCCGGCATTCACCAGGATGTCCGGCTGAACTTCGATGCCGCGGTCAGCCAGGATGTCGTCAGCGGCCGGGGTGACCGGATGATTGGCTGCCTCCAAGACCAGGCGGGCGCGGATCTGGTCCGCATTGTCCGACCGGATCGCCTCACCGAGGGCCGCCGGAATCAGGACCGTGACGTCGAGGGTGAGGAGCTCGTCGTTGTCGATGAAGTCGGTACCGGGCGTGCCCACGACACTGCCGCTCTCGCGAACATGCGTGTCCACGGCGTCGAGATCAAGACCTCCCGGGGCGTAGATGCCACCACGAACGTCGCTGACCGCAACCACCCGGAAGCCCTCGGCGGCGGCGAGCCGGGCAGCCCAGGAGCCGACATTGCCGTAGCCCTGAATCGCGACCGTTGTCTCCGCGGCGTCCCAGCCGCGGTGGGCAGCAACCTGTTCCAGGATCATCACCGTGCCACGTCCGGTAGCAGCGGCCCGCCCATGAGAACCGCCGAGCTCCACCGGCTTCCCAGTGACGATCGCTGGCGTATGGCCGCTT
This genomic interval from Phytoactinopolyspora mesophila contains the following:
- a CDS encoding TraR/DksA family transcriptional regulator gives rise to the protein MTERTESAETVSRADQAAALVVGTDEEPWTSDELAEVHKTLQSEAARLREEIADAEMEIAELLRRSTDDGGEDQVDTGSKAFEREHEMSLAASHQEMLNQTERALSRISDGTYGVCENCGKPIGKARLLAFPRATLCVTCKQRQERR
- the ileS gene encoding isoleucine--tRNA ligase → MSDASTRPSPDGAATGPAHTTDSAADQVTGNQSYRPVPGQVDLPALEHEILAFWRDHDIFSRALKSSEGKPTWMFYEGPPTANGTPGTHHIEARVFKDVFPRYRTMKGYHVPRKGGWDCHGLPVEIAVEKELGLSSKTEIEAYGVAAFNDRCRESVQRHVGAFEEMTERMGYWVDTTRPYRTMDSSYVQSVWWSLKKIFDAGLLVEDHRVAPFCPRCGTALSSHELAQGYETVADPSVFVRLPLTSGPLDGEASLLVWTTTPWTLVSNTAVAVHPDVTYVAATNGDETLVVAEPLFEAVLGEGWTATARFSGTEMEFWNYQRPFELVDIAADGQPANHVVVDDYVTTADGTGLVHQAPAFGADDLRVCKRYGLPVVNPIEPDGTFSADVPLVGGQFFKHADTALTHDLEQRGLMFRHTTYEHEYPHCWRCHTPLLYYAQPSWYIRTTQFNDALLRENEKTNWYPETIKWGRYGEWLRGNVDWSLSRNRYWGTPLPVWRNDDDPSHLVCVGSLAELSELAGEDLSELDPHRPYVDDVTFTLPGVAGTFRREPYVIDAWYDSGSMPFAQWGYPHEPGSEQMFADTYPAQFICEGIDQTRGWFYTLMAVGTAVFGRSSYENVLCLGLLLAEDGRKMSKHLGNILEPIPLMDDHGADAVRWFMAASGSPWQARGIGPGVLGEIVRKVLLTYWNTASFLSLYGRTSSWAPADGAPEPADRHVLDRWALSELNRLVADVDTALENFDTQRAGARLAGFIDDLSNWYVRRSRRRFWDGDPAALATLHECVEKLTRLLAPMVPFITERVWQDLVVAVDPDAPESVHLAAWPQADPGVVDIQLADEVALTRRLVELGRAARAESKVRTRQPLARALVGAWGWESLRGELRAEIADELNVAEVTSLSAAGASADSADALLDVSAKANFRSLGRRFAKDTPKVAAAVSEADAEALASALRSEGSVTIPVAEVGEVTLEPDDVVVTETPREGWAVAREGETVALDLTLTDELVRAGLAREAIRLVQEARKQSGFDVADRIELAWSAAESSGQLAEALSEHQALLADEVLAVAVHSDLDALPDEPDHTDRDLGLTFRLRRAASK
- a CDS encoding Glu/Leu/Phe/Val family dehydrogenase; amino-acid sequence: MTKPSAFQAVTDSFHRAADQLGLNDSTRELLSGTYREIRVQVPVRTADNSTRIVYGYRVQHNGARGPYKGGVRYHQDADLDEVRALASLMTWKTALVDVPFGGAKGGVQVDPATLPGAELERLTRRYLSQVSYVIGERRDIMAPDMNTSAQTMAWMMDEYGRKSGHTPAIVTGKPVELGGSHGRAAATGRGTVMILEQVAAHRGWDAAETTVAIQGYGNVGSWAARLAAAEGFRVVAVSDVRGGIYAPGGLDLDAVDTHVRESGSVVGTPGTDFIDNDELLTLDVTVLIPAALGEAIRSDNADQIRARLVLEAANHPVTPAADDILADRGIEVQPDILVNAGGVTVSYFEWTQNLQEFKWTEEQVNEQLRRHMVAAYTAVKERAAAAGNITPRQAAFQIGVERVASAAKLRGYL